A window of Daucus carota subsp. sativus chromosome 2, DH1 v3.0, whole genome shotgun sequence genomic DNA:
TGTAGACTTCCTTGCTAATTGAATACAACAGTATCTTCTTTGCCCATTCAGGGGGATTTTTCTCCAAGGCTTCATGTACCAACCTTCTAATTCTAGCTCCTACATTAGTAGGTAGCTTTCTTACGGGCTCTAGCACTCGTGCCCAATCAGGGACTTCACTGTCATTGTCTGCGACGATTTTCAAAGCATCTGATGCATCAGATTCATTCTGGTCTATGCTAAGAACATCATCTTTACTTTTCAATGAGCCATAAACTTTCTTGGAAGCCTCTGCAAGAAGCTGATAATCGCATATATTAGAGTACCCTTGTtcaaaaaacatatttcatagtAGCCCCCGGAATGtgcaaaaaaatgtaaaaaaattggGCACAGCTGATGATATATTAAGCAACACAGTACATATAGCATGCTAATTACTTGTACTGCCACTTATGAAAATATTGCCAAAAATGATTTCTCAACCATTAATTGTCGCCTAGTCCAATATAAAACTTAATATAAGTAATGCAGAATATTCTATGCACTAGCTTTAACAATTCAATTAATgtttatgattataattttcaataaaaggCAAATAAATATCAACAAGATAAGCAGGAAATAATATCATATGTTTCAGCAAGAAAATGAGACTTTGATCTTACAAGTGCATCTGCCTCCATTGCAGCAACTCCAGTAAGAGATCCACAAAGGGGGCCACCATCACCTTGTAAGCAGTGGAAAACCCTCCCACTCTCTCTGGAAATGATCTCCGTACAATCAAGGTTTCCCTCCATGGACAATACAGCCAGAACGTATCTTCTAGCCAACTCTGGCCAGGTTAGGTCATTAATTGGGAGCGCGTCGATTTTTGCCTTCTTTGCAATATTCGAGTTCTCTGAATCTTTCTTCTTACCTCGTTTTGACTTGAATTCTCCAGTATCAAAATTAGGATCCACATGTGGTGCAACCTTGATGAGCAATTCACTTATTAACGTGCTCAGCAGTGAGGTATGAGCGTTGGTCAATATAACACCAGTACAATTACCATGAGTTCCCATACATGCTAAAAACTTCTCAGCTACTACTGGAAAGTAGTTGCTGCAGGATGACTTGGCATGATTATTTATCATGTGGTTTCTGTAGGAATTGGCATCTACAACATCTTGTGTTCCATTTGCTAGCTTCTGTGGAGGGGGAGGATTGTCTAACCATGGATTAATAAGTTCGCACTCAAGTTCCTGGAGGGAGAAGGGTTTTTCAAGTCCTAAAACATCTGAGAAACGTCTAGAAAATTCCCAAACCTAAACATCAGTAAAAACTATAATGAGCATGTATAATGAGTGGGTTAGTAAGTAGACATTAAGGAAGAATATATGTCAACAAACCTGGAGAACATCACCAATTAACTTTACAGGAAGCTTAGAGCAAAAAGGCTTTCCCAAAGGACGACGAGCTCTTATTTCAAAGTCTTCGATTGCCTTCTTTTTACGTGCTTCACAAGTTTTGATGAAAGTAGTTGACTTTTTCTTGACAGGTGCATCAGACATCCTCTTAGCAACAAGAAATCCAGTTCCAACTGTTTGCAAGATTGATTTTGGACTTCTTTTATCTAGAAATATATATCCTGGACAATTACGAACCTCAGGTAACTGTTCCAGTAGTTCTTGAACAAATTCAAGATCTAATCCAAATCTATCCTGTTGTAACCACTTCTTCAGCATCTCAGAAGAAGCATTAAAATCTTCAATGCTCTCAAAAGAGTGTGGGATGTTAACAGGGCCACAAGAACGAGAAAACTTGGAAAGCAAATCTGCATTTTTAATTGCTTTAAAATAACTTCTATCCACATTATGCCCACACCAAAATTGCAGAACACCTGTTTTCTTAAAAGCCTCGCGGCAAGCAGTAAGAAAAGTTGAGGCAACCTTTTCCCATacagatgatgatgattttccttCCACCATAAACTTTCCAATACAATCCCCTGGCCCGGCGCAATAAGAAGTTTCATTGCGAGATCTCTGGGGATGCCAGTCAGAAGATGTTTTGCGATTCACTTCTTGACAACTAGGGTCCTTAAAAGCAGGGGTGCCTGACAAGAGATTGTCATCCAGACACGGAGGGGCATGTTCGGTTAATAGCATTTGCATACTTGTGTATTCTTCATCATTAGCCTCGCTGATAGAATTATCACTCTCGCTTCGCTTACAAACAACTGTTGAACAACTAGGGATGTACTGCTCAGTGCATGGATATCTTTGCACCTTGAAAAGTGGGCCATCATCACCACCTTCCAAAACATCAGAGACAAAAACAGATCCAGTAATTTGGTCATGCCAGCAAGACTTATAACCCACCGGCCATATGTGGCCAGAATCATGATATGAATTCCGTTGATCAACCTTGCCTGCATGAATTATATACAAGTCTTCAAACTGAACCGGGAATCCTTCCTGCTTTGCcgagaaaaaatataaaaaatatatcagtaTATAGCATGTAGAATGGGAATCCTATATTATTTTCTTGCATTCATACAGAGTCAAGTTTAAAATTATGTCAGGGGCAGTATTGCAGGACCAAAGATTGATACATGACCAGCATAACTTACACAAAACTTTTGATGTTCAGGGTCGTCGATCTTAATTTTGTCGAGTTGCGGTGATCTTATGCTTTGAGTTAATCTTCTAACATCAGCATTTATGATCTCAGCACTTAGGGAGGACTTCTCACCAAGAAATTCCTGCTGAATATTTTTAGCCGCTCTACTAGTATCAACCCCCAAAAAAACTTTTGACTCTTTTCCTTTGTGGCCTTTTTCTGATAGGGTAACTCCATCACCTCTGCTGTCAGCTTCTAATGCATGTGCATTAGGTATGAGCCCAAGATAGATAGCAACAGCCGACACGGATTCAAACCTTCTTCCACCTGGGGCAAAGTATATTGGAAGAGTTTTGCATCTGACTGGGTAATAGTAAAATTCCACATACCAACCATCTCCCAATACACCCTTTTTTCCTAAGACAAAATCTTTAAGATCTTGTAAATAGATCTCTTTTGCTCTATCAGAGGCAGGAGTCAATACTGGCCTTTCATGGTGACTAGTTTCAAGTATCGCATCAGGCTTGAATCTTGTATCTGCATTCCCTGGCATTCTGTTATGGTTTAATCTGTGATGGAGTGGAGCTTCATACATTGACATAGCATCATCAGTCGCACATTGAGAAGgcttttgaaaatatattccaCTTCCCATGTGAAGCGACTGTAAGTATGAAGCTGGAGTATTAAATGAATGGCCGGAAACTGTGTGATGGGGAACTGAGGTATCACACGAAGCCTGCATCCTGCAACCATAAGAGATGAGGCATTTAAATATTGCAAGATCATCAAATTCaaacaattaaataataaataaaaggaACGGTGATCCATAGATGGCAAGACCGATAAATCAGATCATTATACAGGTTTCATTCAGTTGGCTTACTTGTAATTAATACTGGTACCACTGACAACCCAATAAGAGCATAAATTCATTAACTACACATAAAACGAACATCGAGGATTCCAAATCTTATATCCTTAGGTTGATTTTTTTTCCACCTTTTGAAGATCATGTTTTCTATACATATTATCCGATCTAGTGTTTAACTAAGGCAGAAATGCACCAAGGCGCAAGACAAGACTAGAGCTTAGGAGCAAGATActaagaagaaaaaaataatattattaatgagattgTTTATACAAGAagcatatacatacaaataaattttatctACTCTTCTGATATAAGATTTATAAGCTTTTTCTTagttatacagaaaaagaatcGCGCATGGCGCGCCAACTTAACACTGCTTCAATCTATAATGTATTGACAGTACAGATTATTAAGAACTGTTAAAGTTTGAACGTAGCTTCACAAGAATAATAACTTGTAGCGaagtaaattttaaacaaatggcAGAAAGAGGGGCTAGTATCTATAGTTCTCTGGACTTCAATGGAATCCTTGGAGCAAATTTGAAGACAATGGAGAAAACATGTGTGCTGATACTCACTTGGTCACttgatgatttaaatttattttcccttccatatatactattaattatttaaacaatGATCTTTACATTTAATACACATAAGTTCCTTCCAAACAGGGGCCAGAATCTAgattacaaacccaaattcAGTGTATCAAAACAAGTttctatcatttttttaaattccaACAACAAATATACATGCCTTTTGATTTCTTATTGCTGGTGACATGTTTCTAGACTATTAAAGTAAGAAGAAGGGTGTCTGTCAACCATGAGAATTTCTAGCTTCTAACTGAATGGAAATTTCAAGCAATTAGTGGCAAGTATCCTGGTATCATGGTTCCTACTTAAATTCTCTCCTGTTCATAGTCGGTTGTTCAAATATTTGCATAAATCGAAAGTTTCAGTCAGTTCCACACTAAACTGGTTGCAATTGATATGTAATTGATTAACAAAATTGACAGTATGCAATGTATGCCTTAAAAAGCATTTAATTAAACTAGAACAGAAACATTAACAGATCAGTACGCGATGCGCATACTCATAACAGAGATTTTACTTTCAAGTGTCAACACACTAAGAACACTGGCCCATAATGTGCATTTGATTAACAAAATCGGAAAACATTAACTGAAAAGAACGCAATGCGCGCCCAGTATAGAAGCATTAACCAACTGGTACGCAATGCGCGcactcaatataatttttttccttgtGCTGATTCAAAAACACAGTTTTTACTCTCAACACGCGAAGAACACGCGCCCTTAATGTGCATTTAGTTAGCAAAATTGACATATATCAACTGACCAGTATGCAATGCACACACactttaatttacaaaaataaaagcaTTAACTGATCAGTACACCATAAACTCAATTCAACACATACATCACTTAAAATGAGCTTGATTAAGTTCCAACACAAACAGTCAAAAGAAATGCAAACACAATCAAAATTACATACAAAGAATCGCATACTACCTTTGATCATATTGCTCCGGTTGGCGATGGATCCCCAAACTGGCCCCACCGTAACTAACTCCCAGAAACTGCACTTCCTCTTCATCAGGAGGCGGAGGCGCATTCATATCCAACAGCCTCTCAGCACCGCCAGCTCCCGCCTTCTCGGCATTAGAACTACTACCACTGCCGCTACCGCCAGCACCATTCCCCGCAAACAAACACCCGAAACACTTCCAATCATCAACCTTGTGCTTCGTCCCCATACATTTCATATGAAAACATTTCCCACACCTAACGCACGCCTGCATTTCCCCTTCCACTTCGCCAGCAGCCTTCCGGCACGAGCCGCACACTCTCCCGCCGCCTCCGCCTCCGTTCTTCTCCACCGGCGACGCCGCGGGCGGCGGAGACTCGTTAAGATCGAAGACGAAAACTGATTTACCACGCTCCATTCTCACTCAATTTAACTCACAGCATTACAAACATACAACACCACAGTTTTTTCTATgtatacataaaataaataaacgaaAATAAAGTTGTTATACAAAAATTTGAGATCTTTGAGGTAAATTAAGAGATGAATTGAAGTGAATTGGGGGAGAGAATGAGAAACAGCAGATTGCTCGATATCACCGACTGTGTTCGATgagatatacatacatacagtGATGtacgtatatatatacacatgaaaTTTATCTGTATAGGTGGGGGTTTTAGAAATGTAACGTATGTTTGAGAATGGACAAATTTGAGTTGAAAAAGTTGAAACAAACTAGTTTGGCCTGAAGCTGGAGGAGACCGGGGTTTGGTTACTCGTCTCGGGAGCTGTGAAACTAGTGAAATCACTCAAATACCCTTGTTTTTTTGCTTTGGATAATGTAATTAGTTTATGTTGTGTGATTAATCTGCATCCTCGACTAATCACACACTCAATatattattctcatttttattACATGAGAGTAGTATGCAttccaaaatattaaattttaaatattgatcTAATGTTTCAAAGTAATAGTTTGTCTTAACTAGTTTTGACATTAATACTGGTGTTATGAGTTAATGTTGTGTAATTAATATGTATCCCCAACTAGTTACATATTCAATACTATTAAATTTTGGATACTATTTTTATATTGaggataattataaaaaataatgagtTTTTCTTATTTATCTCGACGAAATTTTGAAGTTAAAGTTGATGTAATGGTTGTGTGATTAATGTGCATTCCCAACCAattacatatatgatattaaattttgattcttACTTCCATATCTCAAAATAATAGTACTCCCTCTATTACCCTCCTTTATTTACGAtactttttgacacgtttttCCACGCTCAtctaaagtatagtttcataatatattttttaaaattttttgttttgtataaaagtttgatatttaaacttttattcaaaaaaaaatttgaaaaaagattatgaaactatactttataagagtctcaaaatgcgtgcaaacagtgaacgtaaactacTTAGAGGGATGGAAGGAGTAGTAGTTTATCTCGACTAAATTTTGACATTAAGATTAATGCAATTGATCGATAGTGTGTGGTTAATGAGCATCCCAACTAATTACACacttgatattatattttggatttgatCGATAGTGTGTAGTTAATGAGTATCCCAACTAATTACACacttcatattaaattttagattttactCTCGTGTCGCAAAATAATAATCTCTTTTATCTATCTTGTTAAAAATTGGCGTTAGAATTAGTGTATAAATTAATGTGTGTGATTAATGTGCATCCCCAACTAATTAACACTCAATGTTAAATTTTGGATACTACTCTCCTTCAAGTAATGAGTAATGCTACGTACctcacaatctgctttcaattttttttcccaatattttttacatgataAAGAAATGACACATTTTAATTGGGTGATTTATATGCATATACAGGGTTTCGTCTGAGTGGAGCATTtcactaaaataatatttcctctattttcaaataaaataacgTTTTATTTTTAGACAAACATCTTAATATGCTGACCTCGAATTTATATCTGAGGAgatatcatatttatattttattttttaaatttaatattacgtGTTCTAGTGGGTGCTTGGATActattgaaaattgaatatataaactattaaagatattatattatatttataaaattcattgtTGTACATTCCAATTTCTTTATGCGTTTGTTTGTTCACTGGAAGCGGCTTCTTGCTTCCGCTTCTGCTTTCTGGTTCTTTTCCAAACATCTTatcaacttatttatttttaacttttaattcacttcttcactttaactaagaagtcacttcttttaaactccTCGGACAACCCTACACCTATATCTGTGTGGACAAACCGATGCATAtatctattaatatttttaaaatttcatcagGATACATTTATatcttagaattttattatttaaaataatctataatattaattctGCGTTTTTGAAATCAATTGTGAATTGTTGATTTTCATAAACAACATGAACTGCAAAATGAAATGGTGTAATGGATAATTGGTGGGGTACTAAGGAATTTAGCAATTAAAAGGAAATATATCAAGGGGCAAAAACGTCAATTGGATAGGGTGTTGTCGGAGGAATAACCTCAACGCATACAAGAGGCGTGTATTGTGTACTGAACAGAAGTGATATTCGTATTCCCAAAGTGTGATTATCTCGTGAACGAAAGCCGAAGTACTCTACAAACATATCTCGTCTTTTAATTACATCACTAGTGTGTTTATTCTATTTTGTACTGCTTGCTTTCTATCGATCTTTATCTATTTGTTACACCTTGTATCGCAtgcattttattttcaaatttgtattactttttcaattttagtaaaatatttcGAAATAAAATATGCCATTTCACTGGAAATGtttctataattatatttatttaaaactatttaatCTTGTGAAAACTGGGTCTCAATGCCCACAAAGAGTTCTCCGATtagaataatttaatatataaaatagttatCACAACTCTGCGAATATAAAATTTAGCcgcttataaaaaaaaagatttagccaCTATACTTACCAAAAAAATCCCAAATTTATTATCGCATTTTATCCCTCAACAACCTTTTCTCATCTTTGttctcaaatttgaaattttattaactttatattataaacacgGGTGATAAAGCTGATTAAATTATACACTAacgatattttattttatttatttatttgtatgttCATTTGTTATAATGATCCAAGTAGTTCTAAACGGAACACAACTTTTCATTTTTCTCATCCATGCCTAGGTCCAAATTTGTGTTTGAAAATTTAGTATATTTATTTCGGATATTTTTGTGTGCACACCCActtttcataacttttttttttttggcatttTTCTCATCCAGACCTAGTAGCCCACAATTATCTTTGagaatttgatatatttatttcgGATCTTCTAATGTGTACATAACCCTTCTTTATTTGagtgatagatttttttttttggattccgTCCTCAATTAAATTTCTTCTAAATAATAGTGGTTTGTAGTGTATCCATAAACACATATTAGTAATatcctttgattttattttttattttaaggataTACGTATGGTTCGGTTTCTTTTTTGGGTACATTTTCAAACTCATCAAAAATAGTTATTggtctctaattttttttggatttcacgAAATTTTTACTCCGTTATCTTTCGTTTAACCACTTCAtcaatttttgtttctttttttttaatactttatatatttttataactcCAATATCTGAATCATATGTACTCCCTTCGTCATAgtcaattctttacgtttggtttagACACGgaagttaagaaatatatatataaaatagtgaaaaagagaaaacaAAGGGGTGAATTGGTGAGACTCATTGAACTTTAATGTTAGAGTGACAGTtcagtaaaagtagtgtgaaaaaataaaaaaaaatatgtgaaatgGTGGAATTATTActgtttttaataaattttgaaatgttaaGAGTGAGACATCGTTTTAAAAACCATAAGAAAATGACAGAGACAAATGAAGTATAAACAAAAGGACTGGACGGATGTATTATTAAACGGGCAGCATGTACTCGAATATTTGAGAAGAATTGCATCGCGATTCGCGACCCAAGCATCCaagaaacaaaactagtctgcaGCCTACAGGAGATAACAAGGTAGGAATAGCACATCTCATGACTTTCTTACTTTCTTACTTTGACAGGGACAGGTGTCATCAGCCTCAACAGATATATTGCGTCAATTTGATAAACATCAACTATACACATGAATCGGGTCTAAAAAAGTCGCTCATATTGCGTCATGAAATTTGTTACGAATATGATAACAGTATTAATGGTTACCATTGGACTGGGCTACAATTTGAAATTTCAACCCAAATGATTACATGGGCCGGTTGGGGTCATGATATATTGATATTCGTAAAAAATTATCAGCTTATTCCCTTTAGGGGATTAATTTTTCTTGAATGTGCaggtataaataaataaataaatatataaataggtAAATATTCTCAACATGGCTGACAAACTCGTCAACGCTGATGCCTTCGGTTTATTTGTACTTTGGTGTAATTTTTTCccgaccaaacacaacataacaaTTCTCCGGCAGTTGTTCTTAACGGGTACAGTCAGTTTTCGAGAGCAAGGAAATTTCTTTATTCAGATACAGTCAATGTTATAAAGCGAAAAAACAAGTACTGACAAAAGTCCTTATTCCTTTAATTTCGTGTCACTTGTTTTCAACTAAAAGATACAGCCATTCCTTACTAAGGCACGTCATAAACCAGAAGAGTTTCATCGTCACCATCAGGCATCAACACGAAGGCAGGGCCGGTTTTTGAGGCGTGCAAGGTGGGCTGACGGCACAGGGCCCCAAAACTATAGGGGCCTCAAAATTTAGAAAtcaatgttttatttaataaaattaaatttcgaaaatgaaattgaaaattaaaaattatatatttattttaattatgtttatttatagataaataattacataatctaatagattagtttattatgtttatttgcattttaaatcttttatgttgtatctttactttttatataataatttctcttttattaaatgttttcataatgtttttacatatgatattttttcatatgtactataaatttcattcttttcaatgacatatagatatatctcatataaattcatattaattttgtttaaaatattaaaattattattatttaataacattatttatcttattttaagtgatatgttttaattttataaaaaaataatatttttattatttatttatttttataatatacatattttttattattatttgaggcCTAATTCATATTATAGCACAGAGCCCCAAAATTCTTCCAGACGGCCCTGCACGAAGGATACATCGCAAGCCCTTCTCCTTGCCTACAACCATGCAGGATTCTTTACCGGCATAACCACAGCCTTAACTTGCAAGTAGTTATTCAAACCATAAACACCCTTTTCTCTGCCAAGACCACTCATTTTATATCCACCGAAAGGTATTGCAGCGTCAAATGTATCATAACAGTTGATCCAAACTGTTCCAGCTCTCAATGCACGCATCATTGTGTTGGCAGTCTCAAGGCTCCGCGTAAACACTCCTGCAGCAAGTCCATATCGAGTGGCGTTCGCCCTTTCTATCACTTCATCCAAAGTCCTACACACAGATCACATTGTTTAACAAATGTAGTCACACATACAAAATATTGATATCTTGTCAATGCATGGTGATGTTTTATTACGCTCACTTGAATTTTAGTATGCTCTGAACTGGACCGAAGATCTCATCTTGTGCAATCATCATATCATCCTGATATACATCAACAAGTAAAGATAAAGAGTTTGTCTGTTTTACTTATTTTACAGTGAAATCTTTACAAATATGCTCTAAAAGAAATTACCTGAACGTTAGAGAATACGGTAGGCTTAAGATAGAATCCCTTCTCGCCAATTTTATCACCACCAGTTTCAAGCTTAGCTCCACAATCAATTCCAGATCTTATATAATACAGGATCTTTTCGTATTGAGCAGAGTCAATCTGGTATAACAGAAACAGCAGTATCTCAGGAACAATTCAAGCAGTTTAATATGATACATATAGTAATTTGAGAACACAATGAGTTTAATTACTCAGTAAAACCTTTTCCTAGGATATTTTTACAACACTTTCACCTAAAAAAAAAAGTGCCACGTGATCTCATTTCTTCCACCTACTATCCACATTGTTTCCGTCTCCAAGGAGTTTTTTTGACTGTTCTGGCTTTGTTCCTGGCTTCATGCCAGGTTTTCCAGCCAAATTGACCACATTGGGGAAGGGGTTGATGTTTCGATAAACAATGTCAAGGGTCTAATTGGATATCTGAAAACCGGtcaaaatattgttttagcAGAAAATTGTTCATGTTTGTGCCTTACATGTAATACGCTCAATGACCATTCTGACAGCCATGTTCAGGACTGGACACGTTTTATTAAACCTTAAAAGGCAGAAAATGCAGATAATGTACCTAAAAGTTGATTAAATAACCGGAAAAATTATTATATGGATTTTCAAATCCTTTTTCCGAATCGCAGGACTTCCAGCCGAGTTTAGTGATGTTAGGGAGAAGGCTGAAGATACAATTGAATAGGAAAAGACAAAGACAGAAGTAATTAGTAGGGGTAAAATGTACACAACATAGGCTAGGCAAAATTGCAGTTTTAGgatttaatatgttcatgcttGCAACTTAAAATTTCCAATGTaaactttattaaattaaaaggtTGATGAATATCCACAGACTTGGTGTGAAACTAGTTATTCTTTCCCCTTTACTGTAGATAAACAAATGGAACAGCATTACCTGAGGACCTTGTTCAGTTCCATCCCTAAATGGATCACCAACAACACGATTTTGTGCACGAGCTTTTGCTTTCTCTACGAATTCATCATATACCCGCTCGTGAACATATGTACGGGAGCCTGCACAACAGCATTGCCCCTGCAGATTTTATGGATTTGTTCAACTGTAACTGTTGTCATTCATGACTTAGGAGGCACCAGTCACCACAATAGACTAACGAGCTACCAAATGACCTACCATGTTAAAGAAGAGAGCTTCGTGGGCTAGTTCAACCGCTTCATCAATGTTTGCATCCTCACATACAATAAAAGGGGACTTCCCTCCAAGTTCTAAAGTCACCGCCTTTAAATTGCTATCAGCTGATGCAGCAAGTACTTTCTTGCCAGTTTCAGTCGATCCGGTAAAAGCAAGCTGCAAGCAGAGTTCTATAAGTGTTTAAAGGTGTTGTAAGAGCTGATCCAGGGCAAAGAAGATCATATAGAGAAAAGTAAAACAATCACAGGACCATTCAGAAGCTTTATCAACTATCTCTCGTTCTATGTATTGAGGTTTTCTTGCAGAGATTAGTGCAGTTACTTGGTCAAATGCATGAGGAGTCACCAGTAATGAGTTAAACTTGACTTTCTTAGCGATTGCACAAGAATCTTATTCTTAATACTGCATAAAAAAACATTCATAAATTTGCCAAGATGATGTCTATTGAAATTCAGGTTACCTTGTCCACATCCATATGGAGGCATAAAGCAGCACCAGCACCATTCCCATGCCCAGAAACAATGTTCAAAACTCCTGGGGGAAGGCCAGCCTGTAACAAATATAGTGAGATTAT
This region includes:
- the LOC108209083 gene encoding methyl-CpG-binding domain-containing protein 9 isoform X2; translation: MERGKSVFVFDLNESPPPAASPVEKNGGGGGGRVCGSCRKAAGEVEGEMQACVRCGKCFHMKCMGTKHKVDDWKCFGCLFAGNGAGGSGSGSSSNAEKAGAGGAERLLDMNAPPPPDEEEVQFLGVSYGGASLGIHRQPEQYDQRMQASCDTSVPHHTVSGHSFNTPASYLQSLHMGSGIYFQKPSQCATDDAMSMYEAPLHHRLNHNRMPGNADTRFKPDAILETSHHERPVLTPASDRAKEIYLQDLKDFVLGKKGVLGDGWYVEFYYYPVRCKTLPIYFAPGGRRFESVSAVAIYLGLIPNAHALEADSRGDGVTLSEKGHKGKESKVFLGVDTSRAAKNIQQEFLGEKSSLSAEIINADVRRLTQSIRSPQLDKIKIDDPEHQKFCEGFPVQFEDLYIIHAGKVDQRNSYHDSGHIWPVGYKSCWHDQITGSVFVSDVLEGGDDGPLFKVQRYPCTEQYIPSCSTVVCKRSESDNSISEANDEEYTSMQMLLTEHAPPCLDDNLLSGTPAFKDPSCQEVNRKTSSDWHPQRSRNETSYCAGPGDCIGKFMVEGKSSSSVWEKVASTFLTACREAFKKTGVLQFWCGHNVDRSYFKAIKNADLLSKFSRSCGPVNIPHSFESIEDFNASSEMLKKWLQQDRFGLDLEFVQELLEQLPEVRNCPGYIFLDKRSPKSILQTVGTGFLVAKRMSDAPVKKKSTTFIKTCEARKKKAIEDFEIRARRPLGKPFCSKLPVKLIGDVLQVWEFSRRFSDVLGLEKPFSLQELECELINPWLDNPPPPQKLANGTQDVVDANSYRNHMINNHAKSSCSNYFPVVAEKFLACMGTHGNCTGVILTNAHTSLLSTLISELLIKVAPHVDPNFDTGEFKSKRGKKKDSENSNIAKKAKIDALPINDLTWPELARRYVLAVLSMEGNLDCTEIISRESGRVFHCLQGDGGPLCGSLTGVAAMEADALLLAEASKKVYGSLKSKDDVLSIDQNESDASDALKIVADNDSEVPDWARVLEPVRKLPTNVGARIRRLVHEALEKNPPEWAKKILLYSISKEVYKGNASGPTKRAVVSVLDDSRCEKPQQKPEKKEIGKTPAIALSDLLMKQCRLVLRRVTAADEKKVFCNLLGRTFLISNDNDDKGCLGYPAMVSRPLDFRTIDLRLAAGSYNGSHEAFFEDVQEVWYNIRMAYGSQPKLTGLAETLFRKFEEMYEEEVLVLVNKTRKHANPDSLNEKAKELEDMVAHATETSLPKAPWDEEVCKVCGMDRDDDSVLLCDSCDSEYHTYCLNPPLVRIPEGNWYCPSCLAGKPTYHGASYGTRVSSLCRRRYQKDLTNRYLDELADLANAMEVKEYWDLNLEQRIFLIKLLTDEILNSATMRDHIDRSVSGSSDLQQKIRATTSEWNALNSCADNGSMLSEAPDGEPSNFPENMISNLQKSIATLESELLKVQVRKEPLGRDSDGRLYWVFSSIGTSLQQADLQDHRTTTQSSSNMRNTVLVVGSPSSSREISFSNIFPAEEIKHAPVSSDWSCYQSDSEIQELIGWLRETVATEKELKDSISHWHQIKLHDTNVAKSHIQHEMQPTPLNSTINGKPLDTDSPVTNAWTALEKKFGPCLKIQATDNSNEQGYKAETSFQGRICRCKCLELLWASKQHCFSCHQTFSTREDLDKHNDGACSMSLGFRESNMDSSKRKRMRSEPLLENSSDLRTVKAFKGEKQKAASCFDEKTHPECPFTLEEIITKFVIKDPVKEVVKDIGLISSAGQVSFVSQRAAYPDHPVLSLVPIDPSDSSSKLANQKIVSKRRVNTVIGTKTGHSSSTFRWPDKGMEQEPVKGGRPNSKCMSERDPLSATKNMLRGGKWAVYRESSERPIRGRLCGILCRLKSYLLDMDAALPEEALRPSRTNFEKRRLWRGFVKSAESIYEMNQAITVLEDAIKTAYLRKDWWYWSSPSAMAKICTISALALRIYALDAAIIYEKNIPTEDLGDVCRLGKVSPSTSVLPKSDKSDSPDLPKLRSRSNKRRKA